The Mesorhizobium opportunistum WSM2075 DNA window TGATCGATGTAAAACGCCACGCCTTGATGTCACACCGATCTCAGGTCGAGCGGCCGGCGGGGCTCGATAGCTGGCCCGTGCTGGGGGATATCGGTGGCGGCGACTTCCTCGGTCGGTTGCTGGGCAACCACGAGATGTTCACGCGCTATGAGCTTAACGCGTGAGGTCGGCATGTCTGATGCGATAGGTGATTAGCTGGGGTACCGCCAGAAGGATGTGAGCGCAGCAACTGATGTATAACTCGAAAGCCGCGCCTGGTTCTGCGATATTCGAGGTGTGCTCGCTTTGAGCCAGCTCGTGAGGAAGATCGATGCGACTAGCGACGAAGCTGCATGACGTCTTGTCCGGCATGCCGACAATTGCCAAGGGAGAAGCCGCCGGCCTGAAGATATTTTCGCGCGGTGCCGATCCCGATTTTGCCGAGGGAATCTATGAGCTTCCGGTGCAGAAGGCGATTGCATCGCGCCTGAGAGCTGGTGATGTTTTTTATGACATCGGCGCCAACATAGGTTTCTTTTCACTGATTGCAGCGCGCCAGGTCGGCGCCACCGGCCAAGTCTATGCCTATGAGCCTGTCCCCCGAAATGCTGCCGCTATCGAGCGAAGCCGTGACGCCAACGGACTGACCGGGCTTCGTGTTTTTGCCGAAGCCGTTGGTGCCCTCAGCGGGCACGTCGAGTTGTTGCTGGCTCGCCATCTCGGAGGCGCCACCCTGGCCACGGTTTCCATGCCTCCGGATATGAATGGGCGTCTCGAGGTCAAGATGACGACCCTTGACGCCTCCATAGCCGAACACGGATTGAGGCCGCCGAACCTGATCAAGATCGATGTCGAAGGCGCGGAAATGGACGTCTTTCGTGGAATGGTGGCGACCTTGGACACGCATCGCCCAAAGCTGATTTGCGAGATTGATGATGCCACAAAGGAGGGTGCAGATCGCAAGATGGGTGAGATCGCCCAGTTCCTGGCTTCAATCCGATACACCGTTTCGCCCCTGCCGCTAGCTTATGCCAACGATGGCTGGCAGGTGTCGCATTTGCTTGCCCAGCCCATGACGATGTGAGGATATCTTCTTGGATTGGCACGACCGGTCGGAGCCGGCTGAAGGGGTAGAAGCCAACGGCGCTTCCCCCAGCGCGATACTGGTCGATGACTTTATCGACAATCGCGCGCGCGGCACGGTGATAGGAACGCCTGCGACGACAGGAGGCATCAGGCACGGCCGCGATGTCGAGCGACAGATCGCGATTGATCACGGTGCCCTGCGCTTTCAGCCGCTTGTGCGACCGGGCTGGGGTCGGCAAGGTATCGCCTATGGCCCCTTTCAGCGCGAGCCCGGCCTCGTGCTCATGGTCTCCTTGAGCAACGGACACAACACTTCGCAGGGTTCACCACTACCCGACGACATCGCCAGGCGCTTCTACCGTTGGCTGCGGGGACCAGGCATCGACCCTTGGCCCCGCCGATTGCTTGCCTTGGTGCGCTCGCCGCGAAAGAGCCTCACAGTCCGCCGGTTTTTGTGGTGGGCCCTCAGCACGTCAAAGACCTACCGGGGACCGAACATCAACGAGAATCTGGCTGTTGGTTGGTTCTCCAAAGAGGCCCCCATGGATCCGCCTGCAGACGGCTGCTGCTTTGTCGTTCACGCGGCGGAAGGTGAGAACGGAGAGCTATGGGCTCGTGTCGGCGAGCGTTGTCTTAGTGCGTTTCGGCGCTTGAAGAACATTCATATGTATTACGTCGTGGCATTGCGCGAACAGGGCGCTGTCTACTACGCGGCAGCCGACCAAACCGCGTTCGGCGTTCCGGCGTTCCCGATGATGCGGCCGATCGCGATCGACCCGTTCAACAAGGACGAGAAGCTTTTCGCCGGCGTCCATCAAGCCGCGCTGGGTCAGATCGGGTTTAGGGTCGACACGCGCGTCGAGGCGATCCACGTCGGAACGGTACCGCAGCTCGCTAAAACGTTTGGATCCGCTCACGCTGCCGACGCATTTGACGAAGGCTTGCCAACGCGGCCTGCCAATATCGGCGGATCTTGGCGTAGCTGGGCGGATGGATCCGGCACTTTCTGCCTCGTCGATCCCGGCCGCTCGTCCGGACTGATCCACGCACTGCTGCAGACCGACAAGGCCTCTGGCGCCGGGGGGCTCGTCTGGCGGTTCGGCGATATCGATAATTACTGGCTGCTGAAACTCTCGGCGCTCGGATGCAGTTTGGTCTCCAAGCGCTCTGGCAAGGAGACAGCCATCGCCTCACATGCAGAACACGGGCTGCGAGCCGGCACTACGCACTCGGTCCAGATTCTCGACTGGGGCGGCCAGGTGAGCTGTTTTCTGGACGGGGTTCGCCTTTTCGAGGCACATGCGGGTGCTGTCGACATGCAGACCGCGACCGGAGCAGGTATATGGAAATGTGCCGACAGCGAAATCCGATGGCACAGCTTCGAGGCGCATCCGAGCGAGGTCCCTGTGCCATTAATGGCGCCTTTGCGCGAGCATAGGCGGCTGCTCGGTACATGCCTGTCTTACGCCGACAGTTTTGTCGGCCCTGCCGGAGAGCTGGAACAACGCACGACGGAGTTCGGCAACGGACAATGGAGCCGGACGCTCGGAGGCGGGATCATCGACCTCGACGGGCGCGGCGGCGCCCGTGTGCGGGCAAGCGTGGAACGGCCGAACCCTGGTCGCACGTTCTATTCACTGCCGTGGGATCTGCAGGGTTTCACCGATCTGGAGGTTTCGGTACTGCCCCCCGGAGAGCGTCGAGGACAAGATCAACGCAGCCGGGCCGGATTGGTCTTCTGGCAAGATTGCGACAACTACATCTGCGTCACGACCTGGCTCGACGACGTTTACCCGGGGGCCTCGATTTCAGTGTTTATCAAACGCTTCGGCTTTGAAGAACTTTACGATGCGATATGGACCAACGTGGCGGACAAGGTCGTCTGGGGGAAGCTGTTTCGCATGCGCGTCGCATTCGACGGCAATCGGTTTGAAATCTTCATCGATGACGAAGCTGTGATGCAACGCAGCCTGACCGACATCTATCCGAATGATCCGGCACTGCGCATCATGCGGGTCGGACTTGCCGTGAACTGG harbors:
- a CDS encoding FkbM family methyltransferase, encoding MRLATKLHDVLSGMPTIAKGEAAGLKIFSRGADPDFAEGIYELPVQKAIASRLRAGDVFYDIGANIGFFSLIAARQVGATGQVYAYEPVPRNAAAIERSRDANGLTGLRVFAEAVGALSGHVELLLARHLGGATLATVSMPPDMNGRLEVKMTTLDASIAEHGLRPPNLIKIDVEGAEMDVFRGMVATLDTHRPKLICEIDDATKEGADRKMGEIAQFLASIRYTVSPLPLAYANDGWQVSHLLAQPMTM